One region of Vigna angularis cultivar LongXiaoDou No.4 chromosome 10, ASM1680809v1, whole genome shotgun sequence genomic DNA includes:
- the LOC108335296 gene encoding extensin produces the protein MPAKIHQTKPSKIFTLILVLICVTTPINGEESRKLDETTNGNEKCSPCEGGSTPSPPIIEYLSPPPPIIYPSPPPPSPPPPYLYSSPPPPSPKKPPSSYCPPPPSSAYLYMTGPPGDLYPVDENFSGASPNRHQNLAVYLPLSVVVVLSMMIFW, from the coding sequence ATGCCAGCAAAAATTCATCAAACTAAACCATCAAAGATCTTCACTTTGATCCTTGTTCTTATTTGTGTCACTACTCCCATCAACGGTGAGGAATCAAGGAAGCTTGATGAGACCACAAATGGTAACGAGAAGTGCTCACCATGTGAAGGTGGTTCCACCCCATCACCACCGATAATAGAGTATttatcaccaccaccaccaataATCTATCCCTCACCGCCGCCGCCATCGCCGCCGCCACCATACTTGTATTCATCACCCCCACCACCGTCACCCAAGAAACCACCATCATCATATTGCCCTCCACCACCGTCATCAGCATACTTGTACATGACGGGTCCACCAGGGGACTTGTACCCAGTGGATGAGAATTTCAGCGGAGCTAGTCCAAACCGCCACCAAAATTTGGCTGTGTACTTGCCACTTTCGGTTGTTGTCGTGTTGAGCATGATGATCTTTTGGTGA
- the LOC108335069 gene encoding uncharacterized protein LOC108335069: MNIAQVTACLPGSSLKNISQLHKLHSKPYGLPKSFGPCSCVLLTLRARQSFSLKCRLISQSRKPLHICLAGEQGMMGNDEENSPWKSIEKAIGKFKGQNSIEDVLRRQIEKGEYYDSGGDGGDKPPGGGGNSGSGGSSPDGSGDSEDESLAGMLEENLQVFLATLGFIFLYIYIITGEEITKLARDYIRYLFGGSQSVRLKNAMYQCGLIYNTLTAPKEEEDEDSEFWLEEAILNTPTWWHDPDDYREVLKNYLLSGSDEAMAMRDHLGLESDEHVRYYLESDYEDDDDDNDDDSNEKEDDNEINFP, encoded by the exons ATGAACATTGCACAAGTTACTGCATGCCTGCCGGGGAGTTCTCTGAAAAATATATCTCAGTTGCACAAGCTTCATTCAAAACCATACGGTTTACCAAAGAGTTTTGGTCCTTGCTCTTGTGTTCTACTCACCCTAAGAGCAAGACAATCTTTTAGCCTGAAATGTCGGCTTATTTCACAATCTCGGAAACCTCTGCATATTTGCTTAGCTGGTGAACAAGGGATGATGGGAAATGATGAAGAG AATTCCCCATGGAAATCTATTGAGAAAGCTATAGGAAAATTCAAGGGTCAAAACTCAATAGAGGATGTATTACGGCGGCAAATTGAAAAGGGTGAATATTATGACAGTGGTGGTGACGGGGGAGACAAACCACCAGGAGGAGGTGGCAACAGTGGCAGTGGTGGTAGTAGTCCTGATGGCTCTGGTGATTCAGAGGATGAAAGCCTTGCTGGGATGTTGGAAGAAAATCTCCAAGTGTTTTTAGCGACCCTTGGCTTTATATTTCTg TACATTTATATCATCACTGGCGAGGAAATCACAAAGCTAGCTAGAGACTATATCAGGTATCTATTCGGTGGATCTCAGAGTGTTCGACTGAAGAATGCCATGTATCAATGTGGTCTAATCTACAATACCCTGACGGCACcgaaagaagaggaagatgaggaCAGCGAGTTTTGGTTGGAGGAGGCCATTCTGAATACCCCAACTTGGTGGCACGACCCTGATGATTACCGGGAAGTCCTTAAAAATTACTTACTATCAGGGTCAGATGAAGCCATGGCCATGAGGGATCACTTGGGACTAGAATCAGATGAACATGTTAGGTATTACTTGGAATCAGActatgaagatgatgatgatgacaatGATGATGACAGTAATGAGAAAGAAGATGACAACGAAATAAATTTTCCCTGA
- the LOC108335155 gene encoding uncharacterized protein LOC108335155, with the protein MAIHYSPTPRCCVPALHRTSPSRSVLTPSVFFPTPTLRLFSVRSQASGSDAVGSAKKHSHAAVGLSSSSSVIDFLTLCHRLKTTKRKGWVNHGIKGAESIADHMYRMALMALIAGDVPGLNRERCIKIALVHDIAEAIVGDITPSDGVPKAEKSRREQEALNKMCELLGGGMRAEEIKELWEEYENNSSLEANLVKDFDKVELILQALEYEVEHGKVLDEFFLSTAGKFQTEIGKSWAAEIMSRRKSISAKRGKLM; encoded by the exons ATGGCGATTCATTATTCACCCACTCCTCGTTGTTGCGTTCCGGCGCTGCATCGCACTTCGCCCTCTCGCTCGGTTCTCACGCCATCGGTCTTCTTCCCCACTCCGACCCTCAGGCTATTCTCGGTTCGGTCCCAGGCCTCTGGTTCGGATGCCGTTGGTTCGGCCAAGAAACACTCTCATGCTGCAGTTGGGTTATCATCTTCGTCGTCGGTGATTGATTTTCTCACTCTCTGCCACCGGCTTAAG ACCACAAAAAGGAAAGGATGGGTTAATCATGGGATAAAAGGTGCTGAATCAATTGCTGATCATATGTACCGCATGGCTTTAATGGCGTTGATTGCTGGTGATGTTCCAGGATTGAATAGAGAAAG GTGTATTAAAATAGCACTCGTGCATGATATTGCAGAAG CTATTGTAGGAGATATAACACCTTCTGACGGTGTGCCCAAGGCTGAAAAGAGCAGAAGGGAGCAGGAAGCTTTGAATAAAATGTGTGAACTTCTTGGTGGAGGGATGAGAG CTGAAGAGATTAAAGAACTTTGGGAAGAGTATGAAAACAATTCTTCTTTAGAGGCCAATCTTGTGAAGGATTTTGACAAG GTTGAACTGATTCTACAAGCGCTGGAGTATGAAGTAG AACATGGAAAAGTGTTGGAtgaatttttcctttcaactGCAG GGAAGTTTCAAACTGAAATAGGAAAAAGTTGGGCAGCTGAGATCATGTCAAGAAGAAAATCTATATCAGCAAAAAGGGGTAAGTTGATGTAG